The Deinococcus roseus genome contains a region encoding:
- a CDS encoding ABC transporter permease, which yields MFTFILRRVLQLPLILFGISVLIFGLTQFLSADIRAASFAQSEKQAQPAFIAGIIERYHLDADFFTQYRIWLEQVFHGNLGYSRTAHLPVVEALAIKIPATMELALVAIVVIALFGISVGILTAVTRNSWFDHTIRVLSIIAYGFPTFVVGIFVITVFYGILQWFEPGRINTILSLTAGLPTTDGFLFFPSLFAGKWDIVLDLIKHLFMPVLTLTFVISPQLIQVVRSNVIDVLRQDYVRTAKAKGLPTTAIVVKHALRNALIPVITVLGSILIGLLSGSIITETIFIYPGVGLWASQAAQTIDIPSVIGFALFAATTVTLINLLVDIFYGIIDPRIRYE from the coding sequence GTGTTCACATTCATCCTTCGGCGTGTGCTGCAACTGCCGCTCATCCTGTTCGGAATATCCGTGCTGATTTTCGGACTGACGCAGTTTCTGTCTGCCGACATCCGCGCCGCATCTTTCGCCCAGAGCGAAAAACAGGCCCAGCCTGCCTTCATTGCAGGAATCATCGAGCGTTACCACCTGGACGCAGACTTCTTCACCCAGTACCGCATCTGGCTGGAGCAGGTTTTCCATGGCAACCTGGGCTACTCGCGCACCGCTCACCTTCCGGTGGTTGAGGCACTGGCCATCAAAATTCCAGCCACCATGGAACTGGCCCTGGTGGCCATCGTGGTGATTGCCCTGTTTGGCATCAGTGTGGGCATCCTCACCGCAGTGACCCGCAACAGCTGGTTTGACCACACCATTCGGGTGCTCTCCATCATCGCTTACGGCTTCCCCACCTTTGTGGTCGGGATCTTTGTGATCACTGTGTTTTACGGCATCCTGCAATGGTTTGAACCAGGCCGCATCAACACCATCCTGAGCCTCACCGCAGGGCTTCCCACCACCGATGGTTTCCTGTTCTTCCCTTCCCTGTTTGCAGGCAAATGGGACATCGTCCTCGACCTGATCAAACACCTGTTCATGCCCGTGCTCACCCTCACCTTTGTGATCTCGCCCCAGCTGATTCAGGTGGTGCGCAGCAACGTGATCGATGTGCTCAGGCAGGATTACGTGCGCACCGCCAAAGCCAAAGGCTTGCCCACCACTGCCATTGTGGTCAAACACGCCCTGCGCAATGCCCTGATTCCCGTCATCACCGTGCTGGGCAGCATCCTGATTGGTCTTTTAAGTGGTTCCATCATCACCGAAACCATCTTCATTTATCCGGGTGTGGGCCTGTGGGCCTCCCAGGCCGCCCAGACCATCGACATCCCCTCAGTGATCGGTTTCGCCCTGTTTGCCGCCACCACCGTGACCCTGATCAACCTGCTGGTGGACATCTTCTATGGCATCATTGACCCAAGGATCCGATACGAATGA
- a CDS encoding glutamine synthetase III family protein produces the protein MNHDFDVVSAARNWRIDELTQANPTAVVSEFASDVLTTEELRQRLSKPVWKSLQATIERGVTLDPAIADTVALAMKTWALEKGASHYTHWFHPLTGSTAEKHDSFVTPTSDGSAIAQFTGKELIQAEPDASSFPSGGLRATFEARGYTAWDPTSPAFILRHGNGATLCIPTAFVSWTGEALDLKTPLLRSTEALNQAVMKVLPTLGLKDVTKVSSTLGAEQEYFLIDEEFFYRRADLVMSGRTLFGAKPPRGQELEDHYFGSIPNRVLSYMSDAENQLYALGIPVKTRHNEVAPGQFEIAPIFENSNIAADHQQLIMQVLRNTARKYGLVCLLHEKPFAGINGSGKHCNWSMGTDTGLNLLEPGDTPHENLQFLFFCAAVIRAVDTHQDLLRVSVSSASNDHRLGANEAPPAIISIFLGDELSDILDRILSGEGGAGKTAGFLGLGTPVLPNLPRHAGDRNRTSPFAFTGNKFEFRAAGSSQSISMPITVLNTIVADSVVELTAQLDAKLAGGATVDEALLAVVKDVYGAHKRIIFNGNGYSQEWHEEAAKRGLLNLPTAIDAIPHLTDAKNIELFSKFNVLSDREVEARQEIMYDIYFKTVNIEGETTEWIAQTQILPAALSYLSEVSSVQNSKAAQGLAAELSQVTDELYEALNNLRAQNAAEGGEAVHEKSHHMRDHVLAAMGEVRTAADKLEKLVSAKHWPLPSYREMLFVK, from the coding sequence ATGAACCACGACTTTGATGTTGTCTCTGCTGCACGGAACTGGCGTATCGACGAACTCACTCAGGCCAACCCCACTGCTGTGGTCAGCGAGTTTGCCAGTGATGTCCTCACCACTGAAGAACTGCGCCAGCGCCTCAGCAAACCTGTCTGGAAGTCCCTGCAGGCCACCATTGAGCGTGGTGTGACCCTGGACCCTGCCATCGCAGACACCGTTGCCCTGGCCATGAAAACCTGGGCCCTGGAAAAAGGTGCGAGCCACTACACCCACTGGTTCCACCCCCTGACCGGCAGCACCGCTGAGAAGCACGACAGTTTCGTGACCCCCACCAGTGATGGCAGCGCCATTGCCCAGTTCACCGGCAAAGAGCTGATCCAGGCCGAGCCTGACGCTTCCAGCTTCCCCTCTGGTGGTCTGCGTGCCACCTTCGAGGCCCGTGGCTACACCGCCTGGGATCCCACCTCTCCTGCCTTCATCCTGCGCCACGGCAACGGTGCCACCCTGTGCATCCCCACCGCTTTCGTGTCCTGGACCGGAGAAGCCCTCGACCTGAAAACCCCCCTGCTGCGCAGCACCGAAGCCCTAAACCAGGCTGTCATGAAAGTGCTGCCCACCCTGGGCCTGAAAGACGTCACCAAAGTCAGCAGCACCCTGGGCGCAGAGCAAGAGTACTTCCTGATCGACGAGGAGTTCTTCTACCGCCGCGCCGACCTGGTGATGAGTGGCCGCACCCTCTTCGGAGCCAAGCCCCCCCGTGGCCAGGAACTCGAAGACCACTACTTCGGCAGCATCCCCAACCGCGTGCTGTCCTACATGAGCGATGCAGAAAACCAGCTGTACGCCCTGGGCATTCCCGTCAAGACCCGTCACAACGAAGTGGCCCCCGGTCAATTCGAAATTGCCCCCATCTTCGAAAACAGCAACATCGCCGCTGACCACCAGCAGCTGATCATGCAGGTGCTGCGCAACACCGCCCGCAAATACGGCCTGGTGTGCCTGCTGCACGAGAAACCCTTCGCTGGCATCAACGGCAGCGGCAAGCACTGCAACTGGTCCATGGGCACCGACACCGGCCTGAACCTGCTGGAACCCGGCGACACCCCCCACGAGAACCTGCAGTTCCTGTTCTTCTGCGCCGCCGTGATCCGCGCTGTGGACACCCACCAGGACCTGCTGCGCGTCAGCGTTTCCAGTGCCAGCAACGACCACCGTCTGGGTGCCAACGAAGCCCCACCTGCCATCATCTCCATCTTCCTGGGCGATGAACTGAGTGACATCCTGGACCGCATCCTCAGCGGCGAAGGTGGAGCAGGCAAGACCGCTGGCTTCCTGGGCCTGGGCACCCCCGTGCTCCCCAACCTGCCCCGTCACGCTGGTGACCGCAACCGCACCTCTCCTTTTGCCTTCACCGGCAACAAGTTCGAGTTCCGTGCAGCCGGTTCCAGCCAGAGCATCTCCATGCCCATCACCGTGCTGAACACCATCGTGGCAGACAGTGTGGTCGAACTGACCGCCCAGCTGGACGCCAAGCTCGCTGGTGGCGCAACCGTGGACGAGGCCCTGCTGGCCGTGGTCAAAGACGTGTACGGTGCCCACAAGCGCATCATCTTCAACGGCAACGGTTACAGCCAGGAATGGCACGAGGAAGCTGCCAAACGTGGCCTGCTCAACCTGCCCACCGCCATTGACGCCATTCCCCACCTGACCGATGCCAAGAACATCGAGCTGTTCAGCAAGTTCAACGTGCTGTCTGACCGCGAAGTGGAAGCCCGCCAGGAAATCATGTATGACATCTACTTCAAGACCGTCAACATCGAAGGCGAAACCACCGAATGGATTGCCCAGACCCAGATTCTGCCTGCTGCCCTCAGCTACCTCTCTGAAGTCTCCAGCGTGCAGAACAGCAAAGCCGCTCAGGGCCTCGCTGCTGAACTGAGCCAGGTCACCGACGAGCTGTACGAAGCCCTGAACAACCTGCGTGCCCAGAACGCCGCAGAAGGTGGCGAAGCCGTGCACGAGAAATCCCACCACATGCGTGACCACGTGCTGGCCGCCATGGGTGAAGTGCGCACTGCTGCCGACAAACTGGAAAAACTGGTGAGCGCCAAGCACTGGCCCCTCCCCAGCTACCGCGAAATGCTGTTCGTGAAGTAA
- the rny gene encoding ribonuclease Y, giving the protein MDNVTSILLGFLLGAIIFGFVAYNRAYQIGFSKRSGLDAALKEQAEQEANALRERAQTEAERIRVEAERLKSEAERTLRDAETTAKERVAERRSELERDIQRERDTLKLERDEQRRERDELKREIERLNRRAEQLDTRGMKLDHLEEKLEAEHRELQVKHQEADTKLHDVNLKLFEIAQLSPEQARDIILGKLDEELEEDKAVRIRQSTEKANIEATRKAQHIIAQAIQRSASETSAAMAVSVVPIPSEAMKGRIIGREGRNIRAFEALTGVDLIIDDTPEAVILSSFNPIRREVAKSALEQLVADGRIHPTRIEEVVHKAQEDMKTFIHNQGEEGALEAGVVGIKPGLMQLLGRMYFRTSYGQNVLKHSIQVAHVTGILAAELGLDPALARRAGLLHDVGKSIDREIEGTHVDIGISLAKRFGEPFEVIDAIAHHHDPENAESLYGVLVAAADAISAARPGARRESLEVYIKRLEQLESIALSFPGVSNAFAIQAGREVRVIVQPEKITDSKATLLAREIAGRIEQDMEYPGQVQVTVVRESRAVEFAK; this is encoded by the coding sequence ATGGATAACGTCACCTCGATCCTTCTTGGCTTCCTGCTCGGTGCGATAATTTTCGGTTTTGTGGCCTACAACCGGGCCTACCAGATTGGCTTCAGCAAGCGATCTGGTCTGGACGCTGCACTGAAAGAACAGGCAGAGCAAGAAGCGAATGCCCTGCGTGAACGTGCACAAACCGAAGCTGAACGCATCCGTGTGGAAGCTGAACGACTGAAAAGTGAAGCTGAACGGACCCTGAGAGACGCTGAAACCACCGCAAAAGAAAGGGTGGCCGAACGCCGCTCTGAACTGGAACGGGACATACAGCGGGAGCGCGACACCCTCAAGCTGGAACGGGATGAACAGCGCCGTGAGCGCGACGAACTCAAGCGTGAAATCGAACGCCTGAACCGCCGTGCCGAACAGCTGGACACCCGGGGCATGAAACTCGACCATCTGGAAGAGAAACTGGAAGCGGAACACCGGGAGTTGCAGGTCAAGCATCAGGAGGCAGACACCAAGCTGCACGATGTGAACCTCAAACTCTTCGAGATCGCCCAGCTCTCCCCAGAGCAGGCCAGAGACATCATCCTCGGAAAACTCGATGAGGAGCTCGAGGAGGACAAAGCGGTGCGCATCCGCCAGTCCACCGAGAAAGCCAACATCGAAGCCACCCGCAAGGCGCAGCACATCATCGCGCAGGCCATTCAACGCAGTGCCTCCGAGACCAGTGCTGCCATGGCCGTTTCGGTGGTGCCCATTCCCAGTGAAGCCATGAAGGGCCGCATCATCGGGCGTGAAGGCCGCAACATCCGCGCCTTTGAAGCCCTCACCGGTGTGGACCTGATCATCGACGACACCCCGGAAGCGGTGATCCTCAGCAGCTTCAATCCCATCCGCCGTGAAGTGGCCAAGAGTGCCCTGGAGCAACTGGTCGCAGACGGACGCATCCACCCCACCCGCATCGAAGAAGTGGTGCACAAAGCCCAGGAAGACATGAAAACCTTCATCCACAACCAGGGGGAAGAAGGGGCACTGGAAGCTGGCGTGGTCGGGATCAAACCCGGTCTGATGCAGCTGCTGGGCCGCATGTACTTCAGAACCAGTTACGGTCAGAACGTGCTGAAACACAGCATCCAGGTGGCGCACGTCACCGGAATTCTGGCGGCAGAACTGGGCCTCGATCCTGCGCTGGCCCGCCGGGCAGGTTTGCTGCACGATGTGGGCAAATCCATCGACCGCGAGATTGAGGGAACCCACGTGGACATCGGAATCAGTCTGGCCAAACGCTTCGGTGAACCTTTCGAGGTCATCGATGCCATTGCCCACCACCACGACCCCGAGAATGCCGAGTCCCTTTACGGGGTGCTGGTTGCTGCTGCAGATGCCATTTCTGCTGCCCGCCCAGGTGCCCGCCGTGAGAGCCTTGAGGTGTACATCAAGCGCCTGGAACAGCTGGAAAGCATTGCCCTGTCCTTCCCTGGGGTCAGCAATGCCTTTGCCATCCAGGCAGGCCGCGAAGTGCGCGTGATTGTCCAGCCTGAGAAAATCACCGACTCCAAGGCCACCCTGCTGGCCCGCGAGATCGCTGGTCGCATCGAGCAGGACATGGAATACCCCGGTCAGGTGCAGGTCACCGTGGTCCGGGAATCCAGAGCTGTGGAGTTTGCCAAGTAA
- a CDS encoding ABC transporter substrate-binding protein yields MLKRAFLLSAVMLASVAGAQVKNPGILTDVEIGDWRTFDPADCYEQGCGEILQNVLETLYFPEGENASKFVPQLAAAMPEVTNGGKTYTIKLRKGVKFTNGQPLTADDVVYSIQRSLVLSVDGGPAQLLIEPLLGSTDLIRKGGKIGFDDIAKAIQAKGDDTVVFNLAAPFSAFISILASPYANIYNKDEAVKAGDWSGTAKDWEKFNNPEAGTTMYAKKPPVGTGAFVLERYDVGQNVILKRNDAYWRAPAKLTRVIVQNVSDENTRIKMLEAGDADLAFVNRPSIPRVKGSAGVKIIEDTTLSLTAFFMNQKINGQGTNYLGSGKLDGNGIPSNFFSDVNVRKGFAAAMDYDALIKDVLLGAATHPSSVIVKGLLGYSTNLPKYKYDKNLATKYLKAAWKGQVWKNGFTLPVFFNSGNTKRKGALEILKKNLESLNPKFKVEVRELPFSQVIAQGQNSQMTVWAGAWGADYADPHNFAFPFLQSSGNYPTQIGYKNTKLDGLISEAVTSTDSKKRVALYRQIQQIAYNDTPFIPLYQELFPFVQRDWVKGRLINPVFADDYYYTISK; encoded by the coding sequence ATGCTCAAACGTGCATTCTTGCTCAGTGCCGTAATGCTTGCTTCTGTTGCAGGCGCTCAAGTCAAAAACCCTGGAATCCTCACCGATGTGGAAATCGGTGACTGGCGCACCTTCGATCCTGCCGACTGCTACGAGCAGGGCTGCGGTGAAATCCTGCAGAACGTGCTGGAAACCCTGTACTTCCCCGAAGGCGAAAACGCCAGCAAGTTTGTTCCCCAGCTTGCGGCTGCCATGCCCGAAGTCACCAACGGCGGCAAAACCTACACCATCAAACTGCGCAAAGGCGTGAAGTTCACCAACGGCCAGCCCCTGACCGCTGACGATGTGGTGTACAGCATCCAGCGTTCCCTGGTGCTCTCCGTGGATGGCGGCCCTGCACAGCTGCTGATCGAGCCCCTGCTGGGCTCCACCGACCTGATCCGCAAAGGCGGCAAAATTGGTTTCGACGACATCGCCAAAGCCATCCAGGCCAAAGGCGACGACACCGTGGTGTTCAACCTGGCTGCACCCTTCTCTGCATTCATCTCCATCCTGGCCTCCCCCTACGCCAACATCTACAACAAAGATGAAGCTGTAAAAGCAGGCGACTGGAGCGGCACCGCCAAGGACTGGGAAAAATTCAACAACCCCGAAGCGGGCACCACCATGTACGCCAAGAAGCCTCCCGTGGGCACCGGTGCTTTCGTGCTGGAGCGCTATGACGTGGGCCAGAACGTGATCCTCAAGCGCAACGATGCCTACTGGCGCGCTCCTGCCAAACTGACCCGCGTGATCGTGCAGAACGTGTCTGACGAGAACACCCGCATCAAGATGCTGGAAGCCGGTGATGCAGACCTCGCCTTCGTCAACCGTCCCTCCATCCCCCGCGTCAAGGGCTCCGCTGGTGTGAAGATCATTGAGGACACCACCCTGTCCCTCACCGCATTCTTCATGAACCAGAAGATCAACGGCCAGGGCACCAACTACCTGGGCAGTGGCAAACTGGACGGCAACGGCATTCCCTCCAACTTCTTCAGTGACGTGAATGTGCGCAAAGGCTTCGCTGCTGCCATGGACTACGACGCCCTGATCAAAGACGTGCTGCTGGGCGCTGCAACCCACCCCAGCTCCGTGATCGTCAAGGGCCTGCTGGGCTACAGCACCAACCTGCCCAAGTACAAGTACGACAAGAACCTCGCCACCAAGTACCTCAAGGCCGCCTGGAAAGGCCAGGTCTGGAAGAACGGCTTCACCCTGCCCGTGTTCTTCAACAGCGGCAACACCAAGCGCAAAGGTGCCCTGGAAATCCTCAAGAAGAACCTGGAAAGCCTCAACCCCAAATTCAAAGTGGAAGTGCGCGAACTGCCTTTCAGCCAGGTCATTGCACAGGGCCAGAACAGCCAGATGACCGTGTGGGCTGGAGCCTGGGGTGCAGACTACGCCGATCCCCACAACTTCGCCTTCCCCTTCCTGCAGTCCAGCGGCAACTACCCCACCCAGATTGGCTACAAGAACACCAAACTGGACGGTCTGATCTCCGAAGCCGTGACCAGCACCGACAGCAAGAAGCGTGTGGCCCTGTACCGCCAGATCCAGCAGATCGCCTACAACGACACCCCCTTCATTCCCCTGTACCAGGAGCTGTTCCCCTTCGTGCAGCGTGACTGGGTCAAAGGCCGCCTGATCAACCCCGTCTTTGCCGACGACTACTACTACACCATCAGCAAGTAA
- a CDS encoding D-alanine--D-alanine ligase family protein, with protein sequence MKIRILLLAGGQSGEHEVSLNSAKSILSNLPEDRFEVTPVVITKQGKWLSLPESQQALTAGQAESGGEMLLAAASVAGEHNVVFPVLHGPMGEDGTVQGFLTLAGIPFVGSGVLGSAVCMDKIMTKQALASAGIPQVPWAAVSRSEWKKNPEPVLQTAAALGYPVFVKPANMGSSVGISKARHADELHQALTLAFHYDRRVILEAMTPEKPREVEVGILGNDDPRASVVGELSFDSDFYDYETKYTDGLAQMHIPARIPEEVQREIQEHALKAFKALDCAGLARVDFFYLPESGKLYLNELNTMPGFTRTSMYPKLWEASGLGYSELVTRLVELALEER encoded by the coding sequence ATGAAGATTCGGATTTTGCTGCTTGCCGGAGGCCAATCTGGCGAGCATGAAGTGAGTTTAAACAGCGCAAAAAGCATTCTGTCCAACCTTCCAGAAGACCGTTTTGAAGTGACCCCCGTGGTGATCACCAAGCAGGGCAAATGGCTGTCCCTGCCTGAAAGCCAGCAGGCCCTCACTGCAGGGCAGGCAGAGAGCGGAGGAGAGATGCTGCTGGCCGCCGCCAGTGTAGCCGGAGAACACAATGTGGTGTTTCCTGTGCTGCACGGACCCATGGGAGAAGATGGCACAGTGCAGGGCTTCCTGACCCTGGCCGGGATTCCTTTTGTGGGCAGTGGGGTGCTGGGAAGCGCTGTGTGCATGGACAAGATCATGACCAAGCAGGCCCTTGCTTCTGCAGGCATTCCACAGGTGCCCTGGGCTGCAGTGTCCCGCAGTGAATGGAAAAAAAATCCCGAACCGGTGTTGCAAACTGCGGCAGCTCTGGGCTACCCGGTGTTCGTGAAGCCCGCCAACATGGGGTCCAGTGTGGGCATCAGCAAGGCCAGGCATGCCGATGAGCTCCACCAGGCCCTCACCCTGGCCTTCCATTACGACCGCCGGGTGATCCTGGAAGCCATGACCCCCGAAAAACCCCGCGAAGTGGAAGTGGGCATTCTGGGCAACGATGACCCTCGGGCCAGTGTGGTGGGTGAACTCTCCTTCGACAGCGACTTCTACGATTACGAAACCAAATACACCGATGGTCTGGCCCAGATGCACATCCCGGCCCGCATCCCTGAAGAGGTGCAGCGCGAGATTCAGGAACATGCCCTGAAAGCCTTCAAAGCCCTGGACTGTGCAGGACTGGCACGGGTGGATTTCTTTTACCTGCCAGAAAGCGGGAAACTGTACCTGAATGAACTCAACACCATGCCCGGTTTCACCCGCACCAGCATGTACCCCAAACTCTGGGAAGCCAGTGGTCTGGGTTACAGCGAACTGGTCACCCGACTGGTTGAACTGGCCCTGGAAGAACGTTGA
- a CDS encoding ABC transporter permease encodes MNIWKKFRKNPLGLIGMLIILAFLVMALFAPVLAPLTEDIRNLPTTFTVPNSMVREGFSALPTPPSKEHVFGLAAGGYDIYWGLIWGVRSAFLVGIGVTLMTALVGILVGITAGYYGGWVDNVFMRFTDIIFAFPNLVLLMILVIVLGRSLPIIMLALVLVGWAQYARVVRGDVLKIKRLEYVDAAKSLGNFDSKVITKHVLPNSLNSLLALVSLDIGSTVVTFAALSFIGVGVPEGFPDWGYLINISKGFFGQINYWYTYIYPATFILLFVLGWTLLGEAIREAIDPRSR; translated from the coding sequence ATGAACATCTGGAAGAAATTCAGAAAAAACCCCCTCGGGTTGATTGGCATGCTGATCATTCTGGCCTTCCTGGTGATGGCCCTGTTCGCTCCTGTGCTTGCCCCCCTCACCGAGGACATCCGCAACCTCCCAACCACCTTCACGGTCCCCAACAGCATGGTGCGCGAAGGATTTTCAGCACTGCCCACCCCACCCTCCAAAGAGCACGTGTTCGGGCTGGCGGCTGGTGGCTATGACATCTACTGGGGCCTGATCTGGGGGGTGCGCTCTGCCTTCCTGGTGGGCATTGGTGTGACCCTGATGACTGCCCTGGTGGGCATTCTGGTGGGCATCACCGCTGGTTATTACGGTGGATGGGTGGACAACGTGTTCATGCGATTCACCGACATCATCTTCGCATTCCCCAACCTGGTGCTCCTGATGATCCTGGTGATCGTGCTCGGACGCAGCCTCCCCATCATCATGCTTGCCCTGGTGCTGGTGGGCTGGGCACAATATGCACGCGTGGTGCGTGGAGATGTGCTGAAGATCAAACGCCTGGAATATGTGGATGCCGCCAAATCGCTGGGCAACTTTGACTCCAAAGTCATCACCAAACACGTGCTGCCCAACAGCCTGAACTCCCTGCTGGCCCTGGTCAGCCTGGACATTGGCTCTACCGTGGTGACCTTCGCTGCCCTGTCCTTCATTGGCGTGGGCGTTCCAGAAGGTTTCCCCGACTGGGGTTACCTGATCAACATCTCCAAAGGCTTCTTCGGGCAGATCAACTACTGGTACACCTACATTTACCCTGCCACCTTCATTCTGCTGTTCGTGCTGGGCTGGACTTTGCTGGGTGAAGCCATCCGTGAAGCCATTGATCCACGGAGCAGATAA
- the tatA gene encoding twin-arginine translocase TatA/TatE family subunit, whose protein sequence is MSFGPLEIILIIVVVLLFFGGKKIPELMKGMGQGMKEFKKTQTEDPSEEKKKEV, encoded by the coding sequence ATGTCTTTCGGACCTTTAGAAATCATCCTGATCATTGTCGTGGTGCTGCTGTTCTTCGGAGGGAAGAAAATCCCTGAGTTGATGAAGGGCATGGGGCAGGGCATGAAAGAATTCAAGAAAACCCAGACCGAAGATCCTTCTGAAGAGAAGAAAAAAGAAGTCTGA